The Nocardiopsis dassonvillei subsp. dassonvillei DSM 43111 genome contains a region encoding:
- a CDS encoding YigZ family protein, whose amino-acid sequence MGGTRTIRRGGEHELEIRRSRFVCALARVDTEDAARAFIAERRKEHWGANHNCTAYVLGDQGEIQRSSDDGEPSGTAGLPMLEVLRRREITDTVAVVTRYFGGVKLGAGGLIRAYGNAVSAAVDALGVLERRELLVVDVFADYVLGGRLESDLRDSSLTVRDVAYADRVRIEVALPEADLPGFGVRLAELTGGKAEFEVRGTTVVEVEP is encoded by the coding sequence GTGGGCGGCACGCGAACGATCAGACGAGGCGGCGAGCACGAGCTGGAGATCCGCAGGTCCCGCTTCGTCTGCGCCCTGGCCAGGGTGGACACCGAGGACGCCGCTCGCGCCTTCATCGCCGAGCGCCGCAAGGAGCACTGGGGCGCCAACCACAACTGCACCGCCTACGTGCTCGGCGACCAGGGCGAGATCCAGCGCTCCAGCGACGACGGCGAGCCCTCCGGGACCGCGGGACTGCCCATGCTGGAGGTGCTGCGGCGCCGGGAGATCACCGACACCGTCGCCGTGGTCACCCGCTACTTCGGCGGGGTCAAGCTCGGCGCGGGAGGGCTGATCCGCGCCTACGGCAACGCGGTGTCCGCCGCCGTGGACGCCCTCGGGGTCCTGGAGCGCCGCGAACTCCTCGTCGTGGACGTGTTCGCCGACTACGTGCTCGGCGGGCGTCTGGAGAGCGACCTGCGCGACTCCTCCCTGACCGTGCGCGACGTCGCCTACGCCGACAGGGTCCGGATCGAGGTGGCGCTGCCCGAGGCCGACCTGCCCGGGTTCGGGGTCCGCCTGGCCGAGCTGACCGGGGGGAAGGCGGAGTTCGAGGTGCGGGGGACCACGGTCGTGGAGGTGGAGCCCTGA
- a CDS encoding protein kinase domain-containing protein, protein MRRSRPAPEPSPVPDVHSLTTLYRGADAVLYRARRAPDDAPVVVKFPGRRPRAGRPGEAELWNEFSSDPGVQPLLQSGTTESGRPYVVTEDCPDGSYAEILGRGGPLTVDEVLTVGKAVAQALRAVHAFDLLHHAVTPANVLRSDDGPVLIDFGSALPRDHPFPPVYYARAALEHAPPEELRGGAPGPWSDVYRLASTLWALLAGYAPFDDGAEALVTLEEYRSRLLTAPAPVLPRDDVPGWLLSVLRRAMAKDPERRTRSVEEFAEALLLEQAPPESEPEPGLEAEPSPAESGPEPGPEAAVTVAPRPETAEAGRADTVRTDQAAEDEGDEAPRWEVDDEPEPEPGVPGEPAAADAAGADTAAPGADGTPPGASGPGVAESPAAMEDGEEDDDGDPWWDSPVPAEPDVVRPVDPEPEGSTGSPSSGPASTGFPPAGHRTASPEPVEGDGEVPGGRTGAAPAPAAARAAGALSPAGSAPPVADPAAAPHGFPRSGHHARSTGTAPHRTAGPPPAPSRSAPRPPTSAPTPRPPSPVPGNAPGTWTHEDPTRALPGSGSREGRGPLRVLALVGAALVVLTVLGAGILVLVDGFRSAEEEPPGPPPAQGAAGEDTPAPVADIAPTGVELTDDTYSVSLSWTDNTGGATPHFVVGGPTGAGSTTMADVDAGVAEVEVSGLNPEVEYCFRVVAVQSTDEVAPSEQVCTDRGAADEGA, encoded by the coding sequence ATGAGGAGAAGCCGACCCGCTCCGGAGCCGTCGCCCGTACCGGACGTGCACTCCCTGACGACGCTGTACCGCGGCGCGGACGCGGTCCTGTACCGCGCCCGACGCGCGCCCGACGACGCCCCCGTGGTGGTCAAGTTCCCCGGACGGCGCCCGCGGGCCGGACGGCCGGGCGAGGCCGAGCTGTGGAACGAGTTCTCGTCCGATCCGGGCGTCCAACCCCTGCTCCAGTCCGGCACCACCGAGTCGGGCCGACCGTACGTGGTGACGGAGGACTGCCCGGACGGCAGCTACGCCGAGATCCTGGGGCGGGGCGGTCCGCTCACGGTGGACGAGGTCCTCACGGTGGGGAAGGCCGTCGCCCAGGCGCTGCGGGCCGTGCACGCGTTCGACCTGCTGCACCACGCGGTGACCCCCGCCAACGTCCTGCGCTCGGACGACGGACCGGTCCTGATCGACTTCGGTTCGGCGCTGCCCCGGGACCACCCCTTCCCACCCGTGTACTACGCGAGGGCGGCCCTGGAGCACGCCCCGCCCGAGGAGCTGCGCGGAGGCGCCCCCGGCCCCTGGTCGGACGTCTACCGGCTCGCCTCCACCCTGTGGGCCCTGCTGGCCGGGTACGCGCCGTTCGACGACGGAGCGGAAGCGCTCGTCACGCTGGAGGAGTACCGGTCCCGTCTGCTCACGGCTCCGGCGCCCGTGCTGCCCCGGGACGACGTGCCCGGGTGGCTGCTCTCCGTCCTGCGCCGCGCGATGGCCAAGGACCCGGAGCGGCGGACGCGGAGCGTGGAGGAGTTCGCCGAGGCGCTGCTGCTGGAGCAGGCCCCTCCCGAGTCCGAACCCGAGCCCGGGCTCGAAGCTGAGCCCAGTCCCGCCGAGTCCGGTCCGGAACCCGGGCCCGAGGCCGCCGTCACCGTCGCGCCGCGGCCGGAAACCGCGGAGGCGGGGCGGGCCGACACGGTCCGGACCGACCAGGCGGCGGAGGACGAGGGCGACGAGGCTCCCCGGTGGGAGGTTGACGACGAGCCCGAGCCCGAGCCCGGGGTCCCGGGTGAACCGGCCGCGGCCGACGCGGCCGGGGCCGACACCGCAGCTCCCGGTGCGGACGGGACGCCCCCGGGCGCGTCGGGACCGGGGGTCGCCGAGAGTCCGGCGGCGATGGAGGACGGCGAGGAGGACGACGACGGGGATCCCTGGTGGGACTCCCCGGTCCCGGCCGAGCCCGACGTCGTGCGCCCGGTGGACCCCGAACCCGAGGGCTCGACCGGCTCCCCCTCCAGCGGCCCCGCCTCCACCGGCTTCCCCCCCGCTGGACACCGCACCGCGTCCCCGGAGCCCGTGGAGGGCGACGGGGAGGTCCCGGGCGGCCGTACCGGCGCCGCTCCGGCACCCGCCGCGGCGCGGGCCGCGGGCGCGCTGTCCCCGGCGGGCTCCGCGCCGCCCGTGGCGGACCCCGCCGCGGCCCCTCACGGGTTCCCCCGCTCCGGGCACCACGCCCGGTCCACCGGGACGGCGCCGCACCGGACCGCCGGGCCTCCACCGGCGCCGTCCCGGAGCGCTCCGCGTCCACCGACTTCGGCTCCGACGCCGCGTCCGCCGTCCCCGGTGCCCGGGAACGCCCCCGGGACGTGGACGCACGAGGATCCCACCCGTGCCCTCCCGGGGTCCGGTTCCCGGGAGGGACGGGGGCCGTTGCGCGTCCTGGCCCTGGTCGGGGCCGCCCTGGTGGTGCTCACGGTGCTGGGGGCCGGGATCCTCGTGCTCGTGGACGGGTTCCGGTCGGCGGAGGAGGAACCCCCCGGCCCGCCGCCCGCCCAGGGCGCGGCCGGGGAGGACACGCCCGCCCCGGTCGCGGACATCGCCCCGACCGGGGTGGAGTTGACCGACGACACCTACAGCGTCTCCCTGTCCTGGACCGACAACACCGGCGGCGCCACCCCGCACTTCGTGGTCGGCGGCCCGACGGGTGCCGGGTCCACCACCATGGCCGACGTCGACGCGGGGGTCGCCGAGGTGGAGGTCAGCGGGTTGAACCCCGAGGTCGAGTACTGCTTCAGGGTGGTCGCGGTCCAGTCCACCGACGAGGTCGCCCCCTCCGAGCAGGTCTGCACCGACCGCGGAGCGGCGGACGAGGGCGCCTAG
- a CDS encoding NAD+ synthase, with translation MVKLRIALAQTNPTVGDLEGNCDSVVAYARQASDAGAHLVVFPEMVVTGYSVEDLALRDGFVSASTKATHNLADRLAAEGLGHLPVVVGFLNRREGPGPRFGQPSGAPQNSLAVLHRGRIRLVSAKHHLPNYGVFDEFRYFVPGDTLPVLRLHGVDVAFAICEDLWQDGGPVTAAADAGVGMLVTLNGSPYERHKDDVRLALCQRRAREIGAAIGYVNMTGGQDDLVFEGDSLVVDADGDLVSRAPQFEEALLVTDLSLPPAESPEEPARADGFRVVRYAVTDRPSPPPGTRSPVLTPRRDPMSDLGEVYTALVTGVRDHVRKNGFTSVLVSVSGGADSALTATIAADAVGAENVHALVMPARDSTAAALEDADALIKRQGLTNRVYPVNHLLDALESTIAAADEGGTRNLLAQARGALLMALSREEGHLVLATGDKSELATGLCTHHGDAVGAYAPLKDCWKTLVWELARWRNTEDARAGRTPPIPERSLGRNPVSGWGAPGSVPAQPEYGVLDGLLDAYIGTDQGIAAMTAAGFDPDLVRHVVRLVDRAEHKRRQYPPGPKITKRNLGRDRRLPITSRWLA, from the coding sequence GTGGTAAAACTTCGTATAGCTCTGGCCCAGACCAACCCGACTGTGGGTGATCTGGAAGGTAATTGCGACAGCGTCGTCGCTTACGCTCGTCAGGCGAGCGACGCTGGAGCCCATCTCGTCGTGTTTCCCGAGATGGTCGTCACGGGATACTCGGTCGAGGATCTCGCCCTGCGGGACGGTTTCGTTTCCGCGTCCACAAAAGCCACCCACAATCTCGCCGACCGCCTCGCCGCGGAAGGGCTCGGGCACCTGCCGGTGGTCGTCGGCTTCCTCAACCGGCGCGAGGGCCCGGGCCCCCGGTTCGGCCAGCCCTCGGGAGCCCCCCAGAACTCGCTCGCCGTGCTGCACCGGGGCCGGATCCGCCTCGTCTCGGCCAAGCACCACCTGCCCAACTACGGGGTCTTCGACGAGTTCCGGTACTTCGTCCCCGGTGACACGCTGCCGGTGCTGCGGCTGCACGGAGTCGACGTCGCCTTCGCCATCTGCGAGGACCTCTGGCAGGACGGGGGTCCCGTCACCGCCGCCGCCGACGCCGGCGTGGGGATGCTCGTCACCCTGAACGGCTCCCCCTACGAGCGGCACAAGGACGACGTTCGGCTCGCGCTGTGCCAGCGGCGCGCACGCGAGATCGGGGCCGCCATCGGCTACGTCAACATGACCGGCGGCCAGGACGACCTGGTCTTCGAGGGCGACTCCCTCGTCGTCGACGCCGACGGCGACCTCGTCTCCCGCGCCCCGCAGTTCGAGGAGGCGCTGCTGGTCACCGACCTGTCCCTGCCCCCGGCGGAGTCCCCGGAGGAGCCGGCGCGGGCGGACGGCTTCCGGGTCGTCCGGTACGCGGTCACGGACCGGCCCTCCCCTCCCCCCGGGACGCGCTCGCCGGTGCTGACCCCCCGCCGAGACCCCATGAGCGACCTCGGCGAGGTCTACACCGCCCTCGTCACGGGGGTCCGCGACCACGTGCGCAAGAACGGCTTCACGTCGGTCCTGGTGAGCGTCTCCGGAGGCGCCGACTCCGCGCTGACCGCCACGATCGCGGCCGACGCCGTGGGGGCGGAGAACGTGCACGCCCTGGTCATGCCCGCGCGCGACTCCACCGCCGCGGCGCTGGAGGACGCCGATGCGCTGATCAAGCGGCAGGGCCTCACCAACCGCGTCTACCCCGTGAACCACCTGCTCGACGCGCTGGAGTCCACGATCGCCGCCGCCGACGAGGGCGGCACGCGGAACCTGCTGGCACAGGCGCGGGGAGCGCTCCTCATGGCCCTGTCCCGCGAGGAGGGGCACCTGGTCCTGGCGACGGGCGACAAGAGCGAGCTGGCGACGGGGCTGTGCACCCACCACGGCGACGCCGTGGGGGCCTACGCCCCGCTCAAGGACTGCTGGAAGACCCTGGTGTGGGAGCTGGCCCGCTGGCGCAACACCGAGGACGCGCGCGCGGGGCGTACACCGCCCATCCCGGAGCGCTCCCTGGGTCGGAACCCGGTCAGCGGGTGGGGCGCCCCCGGTTCCGTCCCCGCGCAGCCGGAGTACGGGGTGCTCGACGGACTGCTGGACGCCTACATCGGCACGGACCAGGGGATCGCGGCGATGACGGCCGCGGGCTTCGACCCGGACCTGGTGCGCCACGTCGTGCGCCTGGTCGACCGTGCCGAGCACAAGCGCCGCCAGTACCCGCCGGGCCCCAAGATCACCAAGCGCAACCTGGGCCGGGACCGGCGCCTGCCGATCACCAGCCGGTGGCTGGCCTGA
- a CDS encoding alanine/glycine:cation symporter family protein — MDAIQAGIVALNDMFWAYLLIPLLLILSLYFTVRSGAVQFRLIPDMFRSMRGEPGLAPDGKKPISGLQAFAVSAAARIGTGNIAGVATAIALGGPGAVFWMWAMALLVGAASFVESTLAQLYKIRDKAGYRGGPAYYMQYGLKSRWMGVLFAVVITFTFGFVFTSVQSNTISAAIANSVSTASGTGTAPGWLAYAVGAVLAVCTAVLIFGGARRIAQAATALVPVMAGVYILMGLVVIVMNIGQIPAMVVDIVTHAFGLREIAAGGIGTAIVQGMRRGMFSNEAGLGSAPNAAASAAVSHPVKQGLVQTLGVYFDTLVVCSTTAFVILLSDPSYTAEAGPTLTQNALETNLGPWALHLLTLIILLVAFTSVLGNTFYGEANIGYLTKSPQATTAFRVLVIVVTFLGAIGSGGLVWSLADVTMGVMAVVNLAALALLAPTACRLLRDFVGQRKQGRDPLFTKDLMPDLTGVECWEQEDMDRLRGNPAGV; from the coding sequence GTGGACGCCATCCAAGCCGGGATCGTCGCCCTCAACGACATGTTCTGGGCCTACCTGCTGATCCCCCTCCTCCTCATCCTGAGCCTGTACTTCACCGTGCGCTCCGGCGCCGTGCAGTTCCGCCTGATCCCCGACATGTTCCGCTCCATGCGGGGCGAACCCGGGCTGGCTCCCGACGGCAAGAAACCGATCTCCGGCCTCCAGGCGTTCGCCGTCTCCGCCGCCGCGCGCATCGGTACCGGCAACATCGCCGGTGTGGCCACCGCGATCGCCCTCGGCGGTCCCGGCGCGGTCTTCTGGATGTGGGCCATGGCGCTGCTCGTCGGCGCCGCCAGCTTCGTGGAGTCGACGCTGGCCCAGCTCTACAAGATCCGTGACAAGGCCGGCTACCGGGGCGGACCCGCCTACTACATGCAGTACGGGCTCAAGTCCCGTTGGATGGGCGTGCTCTTCGCCGTCGTCATCACCTTCACGTTCGGCTTCGTGTTCACGAGCGTGCAGAGCAACACGATCTCCGCCGCGATCGCCAACTCGGTCTCCACCGCCTCGGGCACCGGGACCGCGCCGGGCTGGCTCGCCTACGCCGTGGGCGCGGTGCTGGCCGTGTGCACCGCCGTGCTCATCTTCGGCGGCGCCCGGCGCATCGCCCAGGCCGCCACGGCGCTGGTCCCCGTCATGGCGGGCGTCTACATCCTCATGGGCCTGGTCGTCATCGTGATGAACATCGGCCAGATCCCCGCGATGGTCGTCGACATCGTCACGCACGCCTTCGGTCTGCGCGAGATCGCCGCGGGCGGCATCGGCACCGCGATCGTGCAGGGGATGCGGCGCGGGATGTTCTCCAACGAGGCCGGTCTGGGCTCGGCGCCCAACGCCGCCGCCAGCGCCGCGGTGAGCCACCCCGTCAAGCAGGGCCTCGTGCAGACCCTGGGCGTGTACTTCGACACCCTCGTCGTCTGCTCGACCACGGCGTTCGTCATCCTGCTGTCCGACCCCAGCTACACCGCCGAGGCCGGTCCGACGCTGACCCAGAACGCCCTGGAAACCAACCTCGGCCCCTGGGCGCTGCACCTGCTCACGCTGATCATCCTGCTGGTGGCCTTCACCTCGGTGCTCGGCAACACCTTCTACGGCGAGGCCAACATCGGCTACCTGACCAAGAGCCCCCAGGCCACGACCGCCTTCCGGGTGCTGGTCATCGTGGTGACCTTCCTCGGAGCCATCGGCTCCGGCGGCCTGGTCTGGAGCCTGGCCGACGTCACGATGGGCGTCATGGCCGTGGTCAACCTCGCCGCGCTCGCCCTCCTCGCGCCGACCGCCTGCCGACTGCTGCGCGACTTCGTCGGCCAGCGCAAGCAGGGCAGGGACCCGCTGTTCACCAAGGACCTCATGCCCGACCTCACGGGCGTGGAGTGCTGGGAGCAGGAGGACATGGACCGCCTCAGGGGGAACCCCGCCGGGGTCTGA
- a CDS encoding DUF4913 domain-containing protein: MSTQHDRQDVDSPEEERGDPAVRAALATEAPDVNAAVAGVDGGDPEGADEPAPEPVFKNVEEFVRLRFLPVYIRPEGGQFRWCKEWWRHAEAVSRFQALWHAWEVLRWEAGTGMAVWYRDHLDFQMGILLGDNGPFRECTSRRHQDPRPLPADPAPDGWFEDEW, translated from the coding sequence ATGAGCACCCAACACGACAGGCAGGACGTGGACTCCCCGGAGGAGGAGCGGGGGGACCCCGCAGTGCGCGCGGCCCTCGCCACCGAGGCGCCCGACGTCAACGCGGCCGTCGCCGGAGTGGACGGCGGCGACCCGGAGGGGGCGGACGAACCGGCCCCGGAGCCGGTGTTCAAGAACGTCGAGGAGTTCGTGCGCCTGCGCTTCCTCCCGGTCTACATCCGCCCCGAGGGCGGCCAGTTCCGCTGGTGCAAGGAGTGGTGGCGCCACGCCGAGGCGGTCTCGCGCTTCCAGGCGCTGTGGCACGCCTGGGAGGTGCTGCGCTGGGAGGCGGGCACCGGGATGGCCGTCTGGTACCGCGACCACCTCGACTTCCAGATGGGCATCCTGCTCGGCGACAACGGCCCGTTCCGCGAGTGCACCTCGCGGCGCCACCAGGACCCGCGCCCGCTGCCCGCCGACCCCGCCCCGGACGGGTGGTTCGAGGACGAGTGGTGA
- a CDS encoding type IV secretory system conjugative DNA transfer family protein, translated as MARRRPTYQVRGGAAAAGAPPLLVLLALWGLVALFFLFWLSARLVAAVTGGAVGEFGPMWAYSLLVWDTGATWPGTPSAPVAVVFSVLAAAAVSALWWILVRVRNALYGQPDAVAALNRNNETIAELARPEAAQKAVRLRGRSLRGIRSGTLADADVGLVIGDVRGSGRRDGPRLFASWEDTVLAYMAPRAGKTTAMAIPYVLDAPGPALATSNKADVWSATAKIREQATGDRVWLFDPQHITHQEQDFWWNPLAGVRSVEDAYRLAGHFVLTIDDDSKKDMWGPAARALLSQLMLAAALGGESLARVGEWLHDTKLPQPVDILFEHGFTAYAEALRETQNIVAETRDGIYTTARTAARCLDDPEIMAWVTPPDGSAYHEFDPRSFVTTKQTLHLLSKSRAAAAPLIAALTDAVFIAGEEASEGQGGRLDPPLVAVLDEAANICKIADLPDMYSHLGSRGIVPVTILQSYRQGVRVWTENGMEAMWSAATVKVFGAGLDDHKIVDALSKLIGQHDISTTSFSYGEGKGNHSVQLRRQEIMQGSDIRRIDKGECLLFATAAQPTILRMRPWYRTDRARIVSAAIKEAEERITTRARVRYDAPRGR; from the coding sequence ATGGCACGGCGCAGACCCACGTACCAGGTGCGCGGCGGAGCGGCGGCGGCCGGAGCCCCGCCGCTGCTCGTGCTGCTCGCCCTGTGGGGCCTGGTGGCCCTGTTCTTCCTCTTCTGGCTGTCGGCGCGGCTCGTGGCCGCCGTAACCGGGGGCGCGGTCGGCGAGTTCGGCCCGATGTGGGCGTACTCGCTGCTGGTCTGGGACACCGGGGCGACCTGGCCGGGCACGCCGAGCGCCCCGGTCGCCGTGGTGTTCTCCGTCCTGGCCGCGGCTGCGGTCAGCGCCCTCTGGTGGATCCTGGTCCGGGTCAGGAACGCGCTGTACGGACAGCCCGACGCGGTCGCCGCCCTGAACAGGAACAACGAGACGATCGCCGAGCTGGCCCGCCCCGAGGCCGCGCAGAAGGCGGTCCGGCTGCGCGGACGTTCGCTGCGCGGCATCAGGAGCGGGACGCTCGCCGACGCCGACGTCGGCCTGGTCATCGGCGACGTGCGGGGGTCGGGCAGACGCGACGGGCCCCGGCTGTTCGCGTCGTGGGAGGACACCGTCCTCGCCTACATGGCGCCCCGCGCGGGCAAGACCACGGCGATGGCCATCCCCTACGTCCTGGACGCGCCCGGTCCTGCGCTGGCCACCAGCAACAAGGCCGACGTCTGGTCGGCCACGGCGAAGATCCGGGAGCAGGCCACCGGCGACCGGGTCTGGCTGTTCGACCCCCAGCACATCACCCACCAGGAGCAGGACTTCTGGTGGAACCCGCTGGCCGGTGTGCGCAGCGTCGAGGACGCCTACCGGCTCGCCGGGCACTTCGTCCTCACCATCGACGACGACTCCAAGAAGGACATGTGGGGTCCGGCGGCCCGGGCTCTGCTCTCCCAGCTCATGCTCGCCGCGGCGCTCGGGGGCGAGTCCCTGGCCAGGGTCGGGGAGTGGCTGCACGACACCAAGCTGCCCCAGCCGGTGGACATCCTCTTCGAGCACGGGTTCACGGCCTACGCCGAGGCACTGCGCGAGACGCAGAACATCGTCGCCGAGACGCGTGACGGCATCTACACGACCGCACGCACCGCCGCCCGCTGTCTGGACGACCCCGAGATCATGGCGTGGGTGACCCCGCCGGACGGCTCGGCTTACCACGAGTTCGACCCGCGCTCCTTCGTCACCACCAAACAGACGCTCCATCTGCTCAGCAAGTCCCGCGCCGCCGCGGCCCCGCTCATCGCCGCCCTCACCGACGCGGTCTTCATCGCGGGAGAGGAGGCGTCGGAGGGGCAGGGCGGCAGGCTCGACCCGCCGCTGGTGGCCGTGCTGGACGAGGCCGCCAACATCTGCAAGATCGCGGACCTGCCCGACATGTACTCCCACCTGGGATCGCGCGGCATCGTCCCGGTCACCATCCTCCAGAGCTACCGGCAGGGGGTGCGGGTCTGGACCGAGAACGGCATGGAGGCCATGTGGTCCGCCGCCACGGTGAAGGTGTTCGGCGCCGGGCTCGACGACCACAAGATCGTGGACGCGCTGTCCAAGCTGATCGGCCAGCACGACATCTCCACCACGTCGTTCAGCTACGGCGAGGGCAAGGGCAACCACTCCGTCCAGCTCCGGCGCCAGGAGATCATGCAGGGCTCCGACATCCGCAGGATCGACAAGGGCGAGTGCCTGCTCTTCGCCACGGCCGCCCAGCCCACGATCCTGCGGATGCGCCCCTGGTACAGGACCGACAGGGCCAGGATCGTCTCCGCCGCGATCAAGGAGGCCGAGGAGCGGATCACCACCAGGGCCCGCGTGCGCTACGACGCGCCCCGCGGAAGGTGA
- a CDS encoding SCO6880 family protein has product MVRTYGGWRRRRSIGLFGLGLNATLVLLGGLVVLMLSGMFAPRLALYILPVMTVAFLLAAVPVQGESVLSFLLTRLRWWWAKVLGHTRYRAGVMVEHPRAFQLPGVLAPVTLLSCEDGRGGRFGLAWNRRLGHMTATVLVSSNSVWLAEPSDVDTWVANWHQWLASLGYMPWIQWVTVTVESRPAPGSALRGSVEADIDPQSPPAARRIMRDLVLNAPSVSAQVETRISLTYDPRKFPVAPKDRMQAAVEISGYLNQIETSLASTGVSVLGRATPEQLVAMVRTAYDPTVVSDLSSVLNDKPQDIGTVDWTDATPVEAEVHHDRYTHDSGTSVSWIWQEAPRTHVTSTVLAELLSPTRWVKRTTLLFRPWPAAAAARALEQQNAAAQYKSELSARVRHRVSARDRQDVAYAQQAAQEETRGAGLVQVSLYTTATVDDEERLKQAVAHTESAAETSRIRLRRAWGSQDVAFATTLPLGVCPPFLIQRGMG; this is encoded by the coding sequence GTGGTTCGCACGTACGGAGGATGGCGCCGCCGACGCAGCATCGGGCTGTTCGGGCTGGGGCTCAACGCCACCCTCGTCCTGCTGGGCGGCCTCGTCGTGCTGATGCTGTCCGGCATGTTCGCGCCCCGGTTGGCCCTCTACATCCTGCCCGTCATGACGGTGGCCTTCCTGCTCGCCGCCGTGCCGGTCCAGGGCGAGTCAGTGCTCAGCTTCCTGCTGACGCGTCTGCGGTGGTGGTGGGCCAAGGTCCTCGGGCACACCCGCTACCGGGCCGGTGTGATGGTCGAGCACCCGCGGGCCTTCCAGCTGCCGGGGGTCCTGGCGCCCGTCACCCTGCTCTCCTGCGAGGACGGCAGGGGCGGCCGGTTCGGCCTGGCCTGGAACCGGCGGCTCGGGCACATGACCGCGACCGTCCTGGTCTCGTCCAACTCCGTGTGGCTGGCGGAGCCCTCCGACGTCGACACGTGGGTGGCCAACTGGCACCAGTGGCTGGCCTCGCTCGGTTACATGCCGTGGATCCAGTGGGTCACCGTGACCGTCGAGTCACGGCCCGCCCCCGGAAGCGCGCTGCGCGGCAGCGTCGAGGCCGACATCGACCCGCAGTCCCCCCCGGCCGCCCGGAGGATCATGCGCGACCTCGTGCTGAACGCCCCCTCGGTCAGCGCCCAGGTCGAGACCCGGATCAGCCTCACCTACGATCCGCGCAAGTTCCCTGTGGCGCCCAAGGACCGCATGCAGGCGGCGGTCGAGATCAGCGGCTACCTCAACCAGATCGAGACCAGCCTCGCCAGCACGGGCGTGTCGGTCCTGGGCCGGGCCACCCCGGAACAGCTCGTCGCCATGGTGCGCACCGCCTACGACCCGACCGTGGTCAGCGACCTCAGTTCCGTGCTGAACGACAAGCCCCAGGACATCGGAACCGTCGACTGGACGGACGCCACGCCCGTCGAGGCCGAGGTGCACCACGACCGCTACACCCACGACAGCGGCACGAGCGTCTCGTGGATCTGGCAGGAGGCGCCGCGCACCCACGTGACCAGCACGGTGCTCGCCGAACTGCTCTCGCCCACCCGGTGGGTCAAGAGGACCACGCTGCTGTTCCGGCCCTGGCCCGCCGCGGCGGCCGCGCGCGCCCTGGAGCAGCAGAACGCCGCCGCCCAGTACAAGAGCGAGCTGTCCGCCCGCGTGCGCCACAGGGTGAGCGCGCGCGACCGCCAGGACGTCGCCTACGCCCAGCAGGCGGCCCAGGAGGAGACGCGCGGTGCGGGGCTGGTGCAGGTGAGCCTGTACACGACGGCGACCGTCGACGACGAGGAGCGGTTGAAGCAGGCGGTCGCGCACACCGAGTCCGCCGCCGAGACCTCGCGGATCCGGCTGCGCCGCGCCTGGGGCAGTCAGGACGTCGCGTTCGCCACGACCCTGCCCCTCGGGGTGTGTCCGCCGTTCCTCATTCAGCGCGGCATGGGTTAG